One Thermicanus aegyptius DSM 12793 DNA segment encodes these proteins:
- a CDS encoding PhoH family protein, producing MNKIYVLDTSVLLQEPNAVFMFFENDVVIPSVVLEEIDMKKRNMDEVGHNARKVARILDGLRSRGKLHDGIPMERGGTLRVELNHRSLQSLKDYFVEPTNDHRILAVALNLQEEERDKKEPKQVVIVSKDALMRIKADALNLAAEDFLSDRVILDEKGYSGTVTLEVDPSKINLFYQQGFLATGEIEAAEFYPHQFVFLKDQFGSSKSAIGKVSADKKRIHKLRLSSDENVWGIRPRNAQQWMALDLLLNPEIPLVTIIGKAGTGKTLLSLAAGLSQVEDEHRYKKLLVARPIVPLGKDIGYLPGEKEEKLRPWIQPIYDNLEFLFNTKNKGDLDKILAGISSIQIEALTYIRGRSIPEQFILIDEAQNLTKHEVKTILTRVGEGSKIVLMGDPQQIDHPYLDSFTNGLVYVAEKFKEYDISGHIRLEKGERSSLAQLAADIL from the coding sequence GTGAACAAGATCTATGTCTTGGATACCAGTGTCTTGTTGCAGGAGCCGAATGCCGTCTTTATGTTTTTTGAGAACGATGTGGTCATCCCCTCCGTAGTTCTGGAAGAAATCGACATGAAAAAGCGGAATATGGATGAGGTAGGGCATAATGCGAGGAAGGTGGCGCGCATCTTGGATGGCCTTCGCTCACGGGGGAAACTCCATGACGGGATCCCCATGGAAAGGGGGGGCACCTTGCGGGTCGAGCTTAATCACCGCTCGTTACAGAGTCTTAAGGACTATTTCGTGGAACCGACCAATGACCATCGCATCCTGGCGGTCGCTCTTAATCTCCAGGAAGAGGAACGGGATAAAAAAGAGCCGAAGCAGGTGGTGATCGTAAGCAAAGATGCCCTCATGCGGATAAAAGCGGATGCCCTCAACCTGGCGGCAGAGGATTTTCTTTCAGACCGGGTTATACTTGATGAAAAAGGATATTCGGGAACTGTTACACTGGAGGTGGATCCTAGCAAAATCAACCTTTTTTACCAACAAGGATTCCTCGCGACGGGCGAAATCGAGGCGGCCGAATTCTATCCACATCAGTTCGTCTTCTTAAAAGATCAATTCGGCAGTTCCAAATCGGCCATCGGTAAGGTAAGCGCAGACAAGAAACGCATTCATAAGCTTCGTCTCTCCAGTGATGAGAATGTATGGGGAATCCGGCCACGCAATGCCCAGCAATGGATGGCCCTGGATCTTCTCCTCAATCCCGAGATTCCCCTTGTTACCATCATCGGCAAAGCGGGTACGGGAAAAACTCTCCTCAGCCTGGCGGCAGGATTGTCCCAGGTGGAGGATGAGCATCGCTATAAAAAGCTTCTTGTCGCAAGGCCCATCGTCCCTTTGGGAAAAGATATCGGGTATCTTCCCGGGGAAAAAGAAGAGAAGTTGCGCCCCTGGATTCAACCCATCTATGACAATCTGGAATTCCTCTTCAATACGAAAAACAAAGGAGATTTAGATAAAATCCTGGCTGGGATAAGCAGCATTCAGATCGAAGCCCTTACGTATATTCGGGGGAGAAGCATTCCCGAACAGTTCATCCTCATTGATGAAGCTCAAAATTTAACAAAGCATGAGGTGAAGACCATCCTCACCCGTGTGGGAGAAGGGAGCAAGATTGTCCTGATGGGAGATCCCCAGCAGATCGACCATCCTTACTTGGATTCTTTTACGAATGGGTTAGTCTATGTGGCGGAGAAGTTTAAGGAATATGACATAAGCGGTCATATTCGCCTGGAAAAAGGGGAACGCTCCTCCTTGGCCCAGCTGGCCGCCGATATTCTATAA
- a CDS encoding YhcN/YlaJ family sporulation lipoprotein, translated as MLGKLFLFTFMFFILLLGCVPENRPPANPSSPPNAAREQRVDQISYPNQSAGKPENQSAQKVADRLVQLALQDPNVQDATAVVIGKFAVVGIDVADNLEAARVSTIKYSVAQSLKEDPLGANALVTSDPDLMARLREMARRIREGHPIAGVADELADIVARIMPQFPRQVEQREEPQTPENRRSLNQPTR; from the coding sequence ATGCTCGGAAAACTTTTTCTTTTCACCTTTATGTTCTTTATCCTTCTCCTCGGCTGTGTTCCTGAAAACCGCCCCCCGGCAAACCCATCTTCGCCGCCTAACGCAGCCAGAGAACAGCGAGTGGACCAAATCTCTTATCCCAATCAGTCCGCAGGAAAACCGGAGAACCAAAGCGCCCAGAAAGTGGCCGATCGCTTGGTTCAATTGGCGCTCCAGGATCCAAACGTTCAGGATGCCACCGCAGTGGTGATCGGGAAGTTTGCCGTGGTGGGGATCGATGTGGCGGATAACCTGGAAGCGGCCCGGGTAAGCACAATCAAATATTCGGTGGCGCAAAGCCTAAAGGAAGATCCGCTGGGTGCAAACGCCCTCGTCACCTCCGATCCCGATCTGATGGCACGCTTACGGGAGATGGCGAGACGGATTCGGGAAGGCCATCCGATCGCCGGTGTAGCCGATGAATTGGCTGATATCGTGGCACGCATCATGCCTCAGTTCCCTCGGCAAGTGGAACAAAGGGAAGAACCGCAGACGCCGGAAAACCGAAGGAGTTTAAATCAACCCACCCGTTAA
- a CDS encoding pyridoxamine 5'-phosphate oxidase family protein produces the protein MAESVRPDLSPDMISLLEKERLVLLGTIDNETKGPSVNSISWVHAVSAKKIRFALDGRSRLLQNIVSEPQVTLTFFAHERIYTLSGKAALLAQEAEGVPIRLAIFEVEIDAVRDVLFYGAKITQEPTYEKTYNPEAAHKLDSQVFSALKKA, from the coding sequence GTGGCTGAATCCGTCAGACCCGACTTATCACCGGACATGATTTCATTATTGGAAAAAGAGCGATTGGTTTTATTGGGTACGATAGACAATGAGACGAAAGGTCCTAGCGTGAACTCCATCTCCTGGGTTCATGCCGTCTCGGCGAAAAAAATCCGCTTTGCTTTGGATGGGCGCTCCCGTCTACTCCAAAATATTGTGAGCGAACCCCAGGTTACCCTCACTTTTTTTGCCCATGAGCGGATCTACACGTTAAGCGGGAAAGCTGCCCTGTTGGCCCAAGAGGCCGAAGGGGTGCCGATTCGTTTGGCGATTTTTGAGGTGGAGATTGATGCGGTTCGCGATGTTCTCTTCTACGGGGCGAAAATTACACAGGAGCCAACTTATGAAAAAACCTACAATCCGGAAGCGGCCCATAAACTGGACAGCCAGGTCTTCTCCGCTCTAAAAAAGGCATAG
- a CDS encoding DUF5665 domain-containing protein yields MYSKGIEEEDIERKLQQLSDRIAEMLESHRRMDRWMVLLEKVQLDDFLYNYTQPMRIIILNLVAGITRGLGFTLGTTLVVAVLVVILRNFVTLPIIGEYIADLIDIIDFHRQNNH; encoded by the coding sequence TTGTATAGTAAAGGGATAGAAGAGGAAGATATCGAACGTAAGTTGCAACAGTTAAGCGATCGAATCGCCGAAATGTTGGAGTCTCACCGTCGGATGGACCGTTGGATGGTCCTACTTGAAAAAGTTCAGCTCGACGATTTCCTCTATAATTATACCCAACCCATGCGCATTATTATCTTAAATCTCGTTGCAGGCATTACCCGGGGACTCGGTTTCACGCTGGGCACCACATTGGTCGTCGCCGTCCTCGTGGTGATTCTGAGAAACTTTGTCACCCTTCCCATCATCGGAGAATATATCGCCGATCTCATCGATATCATCGATTTTCATCGCCAAAACAATCATTAG
- a CDS encoding YlaI family protein, with translation MKAICFLCEKTVRLDDNSLLAKKLRNNPLKTYLCNECRERITLHTLERLAKRKEKEAPSPSSAPPTDCTSAHS, from the coding sequence TTGAAAGCGATTTGTTTCCTATGTGAAAAGACGGTCCGGCTTGACGATAACTCCCTGCTGGCTAAGAAATTGCGGAACAATCCCTTAAAAACATACCTGTGCAATGAATGCAGAGAGAGGATCACCCTCCACACCTTGGAGCGTTTGGCGAAACGGAAAGAGAAAGAAGCACCTTCTCCATCAAGCGCTCCTCCTACTGATTGTACTTCGGCTCATTCATAA
- a CDS encoding YlaH-like family protein — MDGTEIRIWYDYFYVKYAVVVLLLLIAYILGFSRPLPLGKRLIVYGVLVIGSFPLVLLAYVLPIVPGLMVIILVLILARFRRRDEV; from the coding sequence ATGGACGGCACGGAGATCCGGATCTGGTATGATTATTTTTATGTAAAATATGCTGTGGTGGTGCTCCTCCTCTTGATCGCCTATATTCTTGGGTTTTCCAGGCCCCTCCCTTTGGGGAAACGGTTGATCGTCTATGGAGTCCTGGTGATCGGCTCCTTTCCCTTAGTGCTCCTTGCCTATGTTTTGCCCATCGTTCCAGGTCTAATGGTCATCATCCTCGTCCTGATTCTGGCTCGTTTCCGCAGGCGGGATGAAGTGTAG
- a CDS encoding deoxyribonuclease IV, whose product MYIGCHISVGKGIYAAAERAVELGARSFQVFSKNPRSLKPKKIDYEDAEKAVRFMKERDLKLILHTPYITNLSSPKEDLTEITISSLKEDLHIAEVFGSPGAVVHVGKHVGEGEEFGFRRMVETLNAILGDYNGPVKLLLENTAGQGSEMGLTLKELMRIREATDVADKIGFCFDTCHGFAAGIWNGETYGELVEEMEKTGYLEHLMAIHFNDSKAPFHSRKDRHEKIGKGEIGSEALSRFIHDPHFQSLPIILETPVEDEWEYRDEMEYIRTW is encoded by the coding sequence ATGTATATCGGCTGTCATATTAGCGTTGGGAAAGGGATCTACGCGGCGGCGGAGCGGGCGGTGGAATTGGGCGCCCGGTCCTTTCAGGTGTTTAGCAAAAATCCCCGTTCCCTAAAGCCTAAGAAAATAGATTATGAAGATGCGGAGAAGGCTGTCCGATTCATGAAGGAGAGGGATCTGAAGTTGATTCTCCATACTCCTTATATTACCAACCTCTCCTCTCCCAAGGAGGATCTAACGGAAATAACCATCTCTTCTTTAAAGGAGGACCTCCATATTGCCGAAGTATTCGGTTCACCGGGAGCCGTGGTGCATGTGGGGAAGCATGTGGGGGAAGGGGAGGAATTTGGCTTTCGCCGCATGGTGGAGACGTTAAACGCCATTTTGGGTGATTACAATGGTCCGGTAAAGCTCCTTTTAGAGAATACGGCAGGGCAGGGTTCGGAGATGGGACTTACCTTGAAAGAATTGATGCGAATACGGGAGGCAACCGATGTGGCGGATAAGATCGGTTTTTGTTTCGACACCTGCCACGGGTTTGCCGCAGGAATATGGAATGGAGAAACCTACGGAGAATTGGTGGAAGAGATGGAGAAGACGGGCTACCTGGAGCATTTGATGGCCATTCATTTCAATGATAGCAAGGCTCCTTTTCATAGCCGCAAAGACCGCCATGAAAAGATCGGCAAGGGGGAGATCGGATCGGAGGCTCTGTCCCGGTTCATCCATGATCCTCACTTTCAGTCCCTCCCCATCATCCTGGAGACTCCGGTAGAGGATGAGTGGGAGTATCGGGATGAAATGGAATACATCCGCACATGGTGA